The window AATCAAACCTGTCGTTTACTCGATACCCGGGAGAACTGGAAAAGCCCTCGCATCCTATTGTGAtgtgaaacaaaatgtttttatcgtTTTAATCATTGGGAAACGGAGAAGGAGCTTTACCGGTTGTATAGCTGTCTGTTTGCAAGCTAATACCTCTAAATGTACACTAGTTAGCTGTTCGAGTTGTGTTGAGTTTTGCTAAGTTGCAGCAAGACTGATTCAACAGGTGGATTTCCCATTGGCGATATTCGCTATCAATGGCCTCAAAAGGTAAAATTAACTTTTAGGTTCTCACTTAAATTTGCTATTAAGGGAAATACTAAAttatacaacaacaaataactgAGTTACGAGCCATAATGTTGCTATAATTATTACTACTAAACCCTGTTTTGACCTCGCAGGTTGGCAGCATCCTTATGTCAACATATTTAAACATGTCCGAATTGAAGACTGGAAAAAGTCGTCAAAAGAGGGAGATGTGTCAACATACACGGTAACTTGGTGATGCTCAGTATAAGTTACTTGTGGTGGTTAAAGTGACTGTCTATCTTTTCAATATCAAACACTCGAGCCTTGTTGGCTGGAAAGGTGGTTATAAAAAGTTTGTGTGGTCAGCTTGATTTGCATGTAATATACAGTGGACTCCAACAGTGTCTAGTTTTCATAGTGGAAAAGAGTATCACAACCTCCATataaacttttcaaaacaaactgtAGCATAATCCTTGATTCTGCCCTCCATGCGTAGGCTCGATATCCCCTGAAAGTACATATGCTAAACAAACAATCCTCAGCCAACGTTCAAGTGTAAAAGAAGTGAGAGCTTGATTCTCAAAAGACAGATTTTATTTGTAGTATCACTGTTAAGTATTAACACcaaagtttgtgttttctctccatgAAACCGTTCAGGACAAGAAGCTGAAGTGTTCAGTGTTTCGGATCAGGGGTTCTGTTCCTGCCAACAGCTACATCCTGATACCCAAACACAGCCATCAGTCTCTGGGGCTGACAGGGCAATATTTTTACCTTCTCTTCAGGCCCACCCCTGGCAAATATTTTGTGGTCACCCTGGATGTTGCTGCAGAGGTATGGATCCTGATATGGTTGGATGATCAtaagtatgtgtatgtttgatgAAATCAATGGATATATTAATTTATCTGTCCATATGATCTAGCATTTCAGAAATTcctttcatttttgtatttatagtCATGTGACAGGAGTTTATTTTAATATGCATTGGGAGTCTAATCCATAGCTCTGCTTTAACAGAGTTAGTTTTAATCTTTGGCATTTCGAATCATgcctttttaatattttggcaTTTCGATCTAATAGAAATTCCTaattctttccctctctctgtgctgtGGTACGTAGGAGGGCCAGGTGGTCCGTATCTCCTTTTCCAACATGTTCAAAGAGTTCAAGTCTACACCTACATCACTTCAGTTTCCTTTCCTCTGCGGAGCTGCAAAGGATTCAGTCTATGAAAGTACGGCTAAGTCCGCAAGACACggtaaaagacacacacatacacttataCGCATGAACCATTATTTGTATGTCGTTTTTAATCACTTAATGTGCTTACTGAAAGTAAACTACTGCTACTTTTGTGTTTAAGTAAATAATCTTGCATGTATTGCCACAGTACTAAcagtatttatgtttatgtggcTTAGGTTTGGTGGGTCCAGCCCCTACTTCGGTGCGTTGGACCTGTCTGACACTGGATCTGCAGTACACACTCCATTTCTACCTCAACCGCTGCTACAGTTACCTGAAGAGCGTCAAGCTTTGTGCCAACATGgcagtgaaaaacatgtttactaGTGACCTGCTTTTAGATCCTGGTGAGACTCCCATCATCCAAGTGACTGAGTTTACATATGTCCTCCAGCACTATGGATAGGAACACAGATATATAATCTATATGCACCTATCCACATGTGCTGTCATTTGGATGCAAAGATGTACCCGTGCTTCTCTTTCAAGGGCACTTCAGTGtatgaaagaagaaaatgaagacgACATTTTTCAGCGtcacagacaaagaaaatatgGCTTAATGGGATTTTTGAAAGAACCCTTTCGATCATAAAGACTTGCTTATTCAAATCACTCAATTCAACGATCCAAATATCTGCCTTGGCAAACAAGACAAGAACATTTCCTTCACATATCTGTCATTCAGTGTCATGAAGGCAGCTTCATCCAGAGTGCATCCTCAGATTTTTGAATAAACAATGTGATGTCCTCTTTGTGCATGCATGACAAGCTTTACCTTCCTCATCTCTTTGTCCAAACCTCTCTTTCAACAGGAGTGTCCTTCAGTGAAGCCAAGCTGATGGGTCTGGCCTGTTCTCAGGGTACAGGTCCCATACCCAGAGACATGGCATTTCCTGTGCCCAAGGGAAACTCCTGGCATGACCTCTATGATTGCATCAGGTAGAGTAACCTTACGTGGGAACAGCATGTGCATAAGTGGCATTATGCTAAAGGCTACATATACCCTGAACCACTTTTCTGTATTTCAGGGCCTACAATATTTTGTTGGGTGGTGTAAATATTGTAACACtaaggacattttttaaattattagtAATAATTTTATCAGTGCAGCTTCAGTAGAGATCTGACAACCTAAAACGTTCATAAACATGAGGTTTTGATGTGAACTGGTCAGAATCAGCTTCTTTAGTTGACTGTTTTGTGCCAACATAACTATTACACAGGTAGAAATCCATGTGGAGAGTAattctgtactgtaaatgtgtcaactTGGGTTACcaaaatggaaaacacaacaCTCAGTTATATAGTGAATAAGGGTACGTTCTGCAATGGATAACATACAGGTGATGTAGCAGTAGAAGAAAAGCTTTAAGgtgaatttttcattttattattatagacACTACTGGCAGTTATATATGACCAATCTGATTTATTTGCTCAGAATAGCTGTTGTATAAAGTAATATCTATTCCGATGTCTATTGTTATCTAATCTACAGTTATCTGCCATGTCACGCTGTGTTGCCATGGACTCTCTCATCTTGTCTCAATCCAACAGGTTTCCCTCAGAGGGAACAAAGTTACCCTTTGACTCCATTCAGAAAGGCAATCCCAGGCAAGATGCCAGTAAGTATTTAAAGCTTTTTATGTTGTTGCATGCAATGctgttttgtctgttgtttttgtgtttttttttttttttttagattttcctTGAGActtattaaaatgtgtgtttttttttcatttacaagaaattcaaatacatttttagttaGTTCTGCATGAGGAACAGAGTATgcttatatcttttttttcatcccactccatattatttttattacttatttatcaACATAAATTAGAGCCTTTGGagcttttaattaaaattttaaaatcactaCCACTGAAGATATTTGTAGGATCAGAGCTGTTCTGACGATCCagttacttttactttaagcacacacacttctcttgaatcttaataaaaatgtgttgtaaATTACTCAATTCCATATTCCTCTCTTTCCCAGGACATGTCTCCAACCATCGAAGCCCCATTAGAGAAGAATCCCGCTGTGTCAGCCTCAGCAAACCAGTTCAGGATCGTGTGTCCCTCATCCAGCAGATCACCACCCCAAAATCAGTAAGATTGATAACAGTTAGTAGCTTTCTGTCAAGCCACAGCGATTCCAATCTGCTCAAATTTGTCTCTAAAGATATGGCAGATGGTTGAGctgaagtgtttgtttttcatttttattttttcctccttctgtctTCCTCAGCTCCCGAGGAATCAACCCCCCGTGGTGACCAGCATACCCGAGCTGGGTGTGGTCTCCATGCACCAGAGCGGTGACTGGCTTTGCCATAATGATGACCAACATCAGCAGGAGTCAACACGCTCCATCTCACATCGACTCACACCCAGGCCACCCTGTGATGCTGATGACGACGGCGTTCATGTGTTCGTGCATCCTGAAGAGGGCCTTGGCAAACATGGGGAGGAAAGTGAAGAGGAGGTGAAGCTTCATACTGACAAGATTGTACACTCAACCATACTTTAAAAGCAAAAGGAAACCCATTATATACCACATTcttactgtctctctctgtacaTCATGTTCTGTACATTGCATGTCCTTGACTCCAAGATAGCTCTTACGGTTGTGTAGAAACACTGTTGGTCTTGTTATATTCCCAGCTTGTTTGCACTCCTGTCGCTCATCTTGTCCGTTCATCATCGTCCAAAGACACCAAACAGCAGGTAAGAGCTGAGAACAGTGGAGACTAAAATGAAAGGAGCTGCtgagacatttttaataatttttatttttcccgCTCTCTTTGTTAAAAGCTGCTTCCAGACCCAATCCTGAGGCTCAGTCAAATCATCGGCTTTGGAGGAGCCACCACCAAATGCGTAGGCTCATTTAGAGAGAGACCTTTATCAACTTTGCTTCACATACTTTTTGACTTTGAAGatcacaaataaaatgcattacACAAAAGACTTATATAGGTCTGCCGTACTTTATTATACTGTAGGTCCTGTGGACCAAATCGGGAGATGCAGTAGTATATCCATGTCACGCGATTATCGTCTCTATGAAGATATCCTCTAACCAGCAGAGATTCTTCATCGGCCACACTGATAAGGTAAATGAGCTGTGATGTGTTGTACTTCCGCTGCAGTAGAATCTCTTCCAATGTATAGGATGGCACAGCTGACTCTGGCAGCATCCTAAGTAAAGTGCTGAGGTAATTCAACTAATCCCTGGCCTTCGAATGCAGTTCCATGTGTTCAGTAAACAGAGAGAAGTCTCTTGTGTTTCAGAAATGATATTCTTGCAACATCTGTCCGTGTGTTTTCTCTGTAGGTGTCTGCGTTGGCTTTCAATGGCAACACAACAGTGCTCGCCTCAGCACAAACTGGCAACCATAGTGTAGTTCGAGTATGGAACTACAACAAAGGAAACTGTCTGGCCATGTTCAGGATTCACGCACATTCATTATCCTCTCTTAGGTAAccatttgcatacacacacagttatctTACATACACAGTGAGCTCTGGGCTGACATAGACCGCTGCTTGCTTGCactaattttgtctttttttccatctcaaagcttttcatacagtggAGGCATTCTCTGCGGAGTGGGTAAAGACAGCCACAGTAAAACCGTAAGTGCCACAAATGCAAATTTGCCCACATGAAAATTCAAGGGCTTCTTTTCTCATTTGTGTATAAAGGCAGTTAGTACTAGCTGCACCCAGAATCACGACTCTCTACAGATTCTGTTGAGAGTTGTGGGTATCATTAGATCCAGAAGAAAAATCGCTAAGCAACACCTTATATCATTACTTACAGTAAAATGACTCATCTTGTTATAATCTTAAATGACACGCTATAAATTGCTCGCCCTTATTAGAGTCTGTGACTCAGCAAAGCTGTGAGCTGACTGCCTCTGTTTACTTTTCATAGATGGTGGTGGTGTGGAACACTCTCAACGTTAGTAAAGGTGGAGAGGTGACCATCTTAGCCAAAGCACACACAGATGTGGACGTCCACACCATGAAGGTTGCCTTCTTTGATGATACAAGGtaccctctcttctctctgtttctatttctgATAACAACAGtgtacatttgcatattttggaaCATTTTTGTGCATATATCCTTCCATCTGTTGACCTGTTGagagtaaataataataataataataataataataataactttatttagtatagcacctttctcAGATAAAATGCACCAAGTGCTTCTCAGGAATAAAAGTTATAAttaagaccataaaaacatacatacaataaaaacatgccACAAGTTAAagttaacataaaaacaaaacacagatgttgATCACATTGGATCATCAGCTCTGTTTCGTTGAGTAACGTTGACAGCCAATGATCCCCACCTTGCACATCTTGCATAAGGCTGTATGACACTATTTTAGAGGTCTGTGGCAAATATTGAATGGAGACGTACTTCCAGACAGTAAGCCGCCACTACTCTAGCTATTGAAACTTGAGGGACACCGATATTAAAAGATTTGCACATGCACGtagacatatacacacaggcAACACATTAGACTTACTGACTTATAGATATTATTGACAGCGtttacacacaacatacacatgGAGATATGAAAAAGACCTAGATATTCTCCATAGGTACTTGCAGGATTAGGATGTAGATCTCACAGGTATGTTGATTGGTTGAATCATCACACTTTGCATGACTCAGTATTAGTAACAGCTAGTTGGAGAGCTACCGAGTGATCAGTAACTAAACTGATCAATGACTAAAGCTActtagaaatgagaaaatagatTCCTGCACTGAAAATACAAAGGAAGATTAAATACAGTCATCATTATATTACCCAAAGAGCTAAGAGTGTCATTATTTAGAGTATGAAGACCTTGGAATGCTGCATTAGCATAATATGAAGCATGGTTGGTAGCTATGGCAGTTTGCTGTGATAGTGAGACGACTCCACGGTGCTCAAGCATCTCTCAGGGCAGATCAGCCAGATCTCTGGCATTCACAGAACTCGTGATCCCTTAAAGCTCTCAGTAGGTTGTTAAATCTTCAGCATCCGGGAAGACACGGTGGGACATTAATCGGATTTAGAAGATGTAGCTTTTAAGGCCGGTATAGGAAAAGCCACACTGCACATACAGAAGCGTTGTTAAAATGCAGTGTGTTTTCCTTGCTAGAGGTATCCTGAGGGGAATGAGGGGTTATGGTTAATTCCGCAGATGTGTCTCTCCAGATTTTGGTCCACTCTCACACTCTTATTGCATGAAGATGTGGAAGTGATAAGAGGAAATAGGCCCCATGTCAGCTTGTCTGTAAACCACAACTCTAAGAGCATGagttgttctgtgtgtgtgcttgattCTGGTTTTAGGTTGGTGTCGTGTGGTCGTGACAATATCCGTCTGTGGCGAGTGCGGAATGGGACACTCCGCTCATGTCCTGTCAACCTGGGTGATTACCACTCATTGGACTTCACTGATGTGGCGTTTGAGGAGGGAAACTCTTCCTATCAGCATCTTGATGATCAAACACTGTGAGAGAGCACACCAGTCTGAATACAGGACTTATCTATCATGGGAAGAAGTATAAATATGTTCTGGATCTGACTGCAAACTTAATGATCACAAGGTCCTATTTTTACCATAGATATGCCAGCAGCCGGAGCGGCCATATCTTCGAGATAGACTACAGCAGAGTTGTTATTAGAAATGTCAGGAGGTTGTCGcctgcacagcagcagcatgcagAGCGCAGGGAGAAATGGACTTTTAACACAGGTGGGTCTGAAATCAGTCGGAGAGATAAAGTGTTTGTTATTCAGTAGTTCAAAGCAGCGGGTTGGGTAGAAACTTGCCTGAGAGGACATcaagttgtatgtgtgtgtgtgtgtccaggtcCAGGCATCGCCATCAACAGCATCAGTGTGTCGTCGTCCTTCTGTGCCACAGGCTCTGAAGATGGCTTCCTGCGGCTCTGGCCTCTCGATTTTTCTGCTGTCTTCTTGGAGGCTGGTAAGCACAGTGGGGCGTGGCATAACATTTAACTGCAGCAAACTAACAGTAGCTGATAGTTCCCACTCCACCCCCCAGGCAGTAACATAATTTTTAGTTCATTAATGTATGGATGGTCATTTTCTAGTTTCTGGCTGGCATAAGATTTGCACTGACTCACAGGAACAGCTGGCTTCAACGCAAACTTCAACAACTTCTCTGCCTTTTTAGCTGTATCATAAATactttatatttaaacatttgctTTTAATGTTCTCTGAAAATCATTCTATGGCCCAGTATTGGATTCATTTGCTCCTTTTGTGTAGTTGCATCTGCTGTATTGCTAACATACACCCAAGAACCTATTCAGAGAAATACATATCATTGTTTTCCAGAGCATGAGGGACCTGTGAGCCTGGTGTCAGTCTCATCAGACAGTCTTCAGGTGCTGGCAGCCACCTCTACTGGTAACCTGGGATTCCTTGATGTGAGCAGCCGTGGTTACAACACACTTATGAGGTCGCATACAGACACTGTGCTCGGCTTCAGTGTGGATGGCATTCGCAGGCATCTCACAACAGCTTCCTCTGATGGCACAGTGCGCATTTGGAATATGGATTCCTTGCATCAGGTCAATGAAAACCACATTTCCATGTTCTCAGCAAGTCTTATTGCATTTTTATAACAACCACAGCCTACTATTTTTGTGCTTTATTCATAAATATTATGAATAAAGCACTTCAGCTGGGCTGAAGAGAAATcaattgaatgtttttataattcCATCTAAGAGacactgttttttaatttattgagcCAGACAAAAGGCTCAGGTCTATGTTGACAAGAAAACTAGACACTGGCCTTCAGTCTCCAGTTTTGTGTGTCCATTCTCTGTTGAAGCAAGGCCATGCAAGGCTCAAGGCTGTTGTTCCCTGGCAGTTTTGTCAGTTCACTAGATTAGGAGAGATAGTTGTTAAGTTTGTCTGCGTTTGTTGGAAAAACTGGCCACCCACACCCCATTTGCTTTGAAAGACTGCAAtaaattgtgtttatgtgatttgttgaactaattaatccattaatttcAATATCTTTCAGTTTCAGTATATTTAAAGTAAAGACACTGACACTAACATTATTAGGTACCATTATGTTACTGTCGGCTTACTTACTATGTAACTAAATGTCTGTCTTGTTGTCTCCTGTGCTTAGTTGTATGACTTTGTGTCAGAAGACAGCCCCTGCTCAGTGGCCTTCCATCCCAGCGAGCAGATCTTCTCTTGTGGCTTCAGCTCCGGCATCGTCAGAGTTTTTGACATCTCCAGTGCCAAGCTGTTGGCTGAACACAAGTACGTGTGAACAAACCTGCAAATAGAAGTTCTAATATTGGCTGCAGTTGTTGTTTTCAATGACAAAAACTTTGCACGGGCACAATTTCTATTTGCCATAGTACAGGATATTAAGCTGTGTCTAATTACTGGAAAACACAGCTAGATACAATGCTTGACCTTATTTCCTCAGCTTAGCCAGTCTCAGCTGTGGGCCAGGTGTAAGGGGCATAATTtgcatttattataataatcaGGCATGCTGTTGCTCATATACAAAGCTCAATACAGTGGCTGGATTATTCTTTCCATTGATGGTAAAGCCATGTATGTGCAATTCTcatttaacataaataacaCTTACAGGTCTGACAGctcttttaactgtaaatgGGTATTTCCTGCTTTTGGAGCGTAACCTCTTTGAGACAGTAATGACTGCTTTTATGTtctcatctgtgtgtttgtctctttattCACATACACATTATAGGCAGCACAGAGGCGAAGTGGTGGGTCTCGCCTTTTCTCCGGATGGAGACTTCATGTACAGCGCTGGCTCCCAGGGCTCTCTAGCACTCTACAACTCCTCTGAGGAAGAACACAGCGTGATCAgagttgtgtgtatgtatacacacGCACTCACCAACACACATGATTTGATGTAACACTTATCAGAAATGTGAACTTAAATCAACTTCATCTTAGATTAAAATACACTTTCTATGAAATCTTAAGTGAGTACCTTAATTCACTTATTTAATTAACTAGACTTTACAGTAAATATTCTGCCAGTGTAGCTTAGGAAGTTTGAATCACAGACATAAGTTAGCATATCAGGCAGACAACTTCACTATTGTTTGACTAACAATCAATACCTGATTGGCTAGGTAATATGATAGCTCAAGGCACTGAGCGTGCTCCGGATGCTCTTACGGTGAGCAGTGACAGCCTCTGTCTGGCTTTTGTTGGTCCCTCGGAGTACATCGTCACCATCGCTGATGCACGGTCTCTGGATGAGGTATCTTGCAcactgtcacctcacagcaGCATACCATTTGACACGTTGCTCAGCTAATTTGAGATGAGATTTAAGACTTGATGAATTAGTGGAGAGGCAGCATCACCCTTTGGTTATGTGGCATTCTCCTTTGGGGTTTTTTACAAAGCTATATTCCTTAAAGTAtgtaagacaaacaaaaatgccaCTCCCACcaattaaaatatattgatCATATCATGTGAGCTTTGGAGATCATGTTGTTCTATGTGTTCTTCTTGTTGTCTTCCTGTACCATGCCTGTGTAGTTGCTCCATGTAGATGTGAGTATTTTGGACGTAGAGAGCCCCCGTCTGGATTCTGCGTTGAAAGTCTGCTTCTCCCCAGCCTCCACtgaacatttgctggttgccaCATCTGAAAACAAAATCCTCTGGGTTAGCACCAAGACAGGCCGTCTGCTGCGGGAGGTAACACTGCTCAACTTTAACAAATTAGCTGACTGTGTGCCCTACAAAAGACATGTTAAGAAGAACCAAGAGAGAGCATTAACTTGAGAGGTAGAAAGAGATGTAAAGAAAGGTCTCATTATCATGCTGATTCTTTTCCCtgcctgttctgttctgtctttttCATACTCGAAAAATAATAATAGCTCTGTTTGCTTGACAGTAGTGATC is drawn from Thunnus thynnus chromosome 20, fThuThy2.1, whole genome shotgun sequence and contains these coding sequences:
- the wdr90 gene encoding WD repeat-containing protein 90; amino-acid sequence: MASKGWQHPYVNIFKHVRIEDWKKSSKEGDVSTYTDKKLKCSVFRIRGSVPANSYILIPKHSHQSLGLTGQYFYLLFRPTPGKYFVVTLDVAAEEGQVVRISFSNMFKEFKSTPTSLQFPFLCGAAKDSVYESTAKSARHGLVGPAPTSVRWTCLTLDLQYTLHFYLNRCYSYLKSVKLCANMAVKNMFTSDLLLDPGVSFSEAKLMGLACSQGTGPIPRDMAFPVPKGNSWHDLYDCIRFPSEGTKLPFDSIQKGNPRQDARHVSNHRSPIREESRCVSLSKPVQDRVSLIQQITTPKSLPRNQPPVVTSIPELGVVSMHQSGDWLCHNDDQHQQESTRSISHRLTPRPPCDADDDGVHVFVHPEEGLGKHGEESEEELVCTPVAHLVRSSSSKDTKQQLLPDPILRLSQIIGFGGATTKCVLWTKSGDAVVYPCHAIIVSMKISSNQQRFFIGHTDKVSALAFNGNTTVLASAQTGNHSVVRVWNYNKGNCLAMFRIHAHSLSSLSFSYSGGILCGVGKDSHSKTMVVVWNTLNVSKGGEVTILAKAHTDVDVHTMKVAFFDDTRLVSCGRDNIRLWRVRNGTLRSCPVNLGDYHSLDFTDVAFEEGNSSYQHLDDQTLYASSRSGHIFEIDYSRVVIRNVRRLSPAQQQHAERREKWTFNTGPGIAINSISVSSSFCATGSEDGFLRLWPLDFSAVFLEAEHEGPVSLVSVSSDSLQVLAATSTGNLGFLDVSSRGYNTLMRSHTDTVLGFSVDGIRRHLTTASSDGTVRIWNMDSLHQLYDFVSEDSPCSVAFHPSEQIFSCGFSSGIVRVFDISSAKLLAEHKQHRGEVVGLAFSPDGDFMYSAGSQGSLALYNSSEEEHSVIRVVCNMIAQGTERAPDALTVSSDSLCLAFVGPSEYIVTIADARSLDELLHVDVSILDVESPRLDSALKVCFSPASTEHLLVATSENKILWVSTKTGRLLREVSKVHKHQCSSLAVSEDSRFLLTAGHNAVKVWDYNMQLGINSQMFIGHSQPIRQVSFTPDQLGVVSVGDAIFLWDFLANPANPVGSLTDSCSRLRVSYSSAAKSAQPEAEVHGIQLSNGMPRQTAPLPTSPPPRLDVSTMDQVEQGALGSLSLCDDTPTITTVPVPATGPASSSNPRPATSFLKVTELVNASPQNTSHLDTVEFKGKTPVRPDCYRHFFPRFKTSILDQAAVTPHPGEEGIKLKAVIGYNGNGRGNMVWSPDQGLFAYSCGCVVVVEYLHTGSQRHLQGHSEEISCLAVTNDAQTVASAAGGSNGSRSLICIWDVQTGACRKTISYHRGAVQSLAFSRDDRFFLSVGDFTNPEVALWSSKTFQMLSSVSLSGPIHDAAFSPSAASQLACVGSQGVYFCLMHSHGLDVDLKVQRVRAPAEVGDVELTALCHHMDSFLFTATNRGHVCVWDIETQRCLMTWEADEGEIGVLLCRGNRLLTGSNTRWLRLWEVEAVQGVKPQGKVSSVGDSGTMVVLEQEIMLDGTTVSAAFDNTMDMGIVGTTAGTLWYINWSDSSSIRLVSGHKSKVNDVVFSPDESHLTTCSEDGSVRVWSAPSNELVVQFQVLNQSCSCVCWSPASSKESACVAAGYSDGTLRIFRLSSSEMEMKLHPHHVSVTAVQYSADGHVILSAGKNGLVAISSPVNGATIRVIRDHKGASITTIQCVNEQCKNFGLEGNEMWLAASADRRVSVWAADWLKEKCDLLDWLTFPAPAYFEDDTPPPTLAAFCPSDPGLVVYTGYGVEKELSFYSLAKKQIIKKIALPHWATCFSLSSKSQLIAVGSKERVLKLIKSTSGRFQDFLQHSDSLQTCHFSPSGTLLFTVAYNEILLWEVRGL